One genomic window of Halorhabdus sp. CBA1104 includes the following:
- a CDS encoding GNAT family N-acetyltransferase, which translates to MEIRTAREADKPAIRDVARRSLQASYSLSPQTITSGIEEWYDEAQLTTSITSDERLLLVADRDGQIVGFSESTLTADRPWVTDKEDHGRDALLLWLHVDPEYRGEGIGSGLFETTLDRLDAADAASVQGRVLANNQDGTQFFESHGFERVGRTEIEIGGRSHVEYRYVAEATGLEPLESGEQTVYVDHDESEGGSEAPFHIVYSDPDRSARYGYYCDNCGRLANAMDAMGRIECEACGNTRKPTRWDAAYL; encoded by the coding sequence ATGGAGATACGTACCGCGAGAGAAGCTGACAAACCAGCGATCCGAGACGTCGCACGCCGATCGTTGCAGGCGTCGTATTCGTTGAGTCCCCAGACGATCACGAGTGGCATCGAGGAGTGGTACGACGAAGCCCAATTAACCACGAGCATCACGTCTGACGAGCGACTGTTGTTGGTCGCCGACCGAGATGGTCAGATCGTCGGGTTTTCCGAGAGCACGTTGACTGCAGACCGGCCCTGGGTCACGGACAAGGAAGATCACGGCCGTGACGCGCTGTTGCTCTGGCTACACGTCGATCCGGAGTACCGGGGAGAAGGCATCGGCTCTGGGCTGTTCGAAACGACGCTCGATCGCCTCGATGCAGCCGACGCCGCCAGTGTTCAGGGGCGCGTGCTGGCGAACAACCAGGACGGGACGCAGTTTTTCGAATCACACGGGTTCGAACGAGTCGGCCGAACCGAAATCGAGATCGGGGGCCGCAGTCACGTCGAATACCGGTACGTCGCCGAGGCAACTGGCCTGGAACCGCTCGAATCCGGCGAGCAGACGGTCTACGTCGATCACGACGAATCGGAAGGCGGTTCGGAAGCACCGTTCCACATCGTCTACTCCGATCCAGATCGGTCGGCCCGATACGGCTACTACTGCGACAACTGTGGTCGCCTCGCCAACGCGATGGACGCGATGGGGCGCATCGAGTGTGAGGCCTGTGGGAATACACGAAAACCGACCCGGTGGGACGCAGCCTACCTTTGA
- a CDS encoding HD domain-containing protein, translating into MGVEIQESPVSDAEFAEMKRFVHDYLSASVENEEAGGRMRWYPWHSAEYRYNHILNVVELASEIAHKEGADVEVTRVAAVFHDVAKLEAEQDEHAEAGARIAKEYLTTHGDFPQSFVDAVIGSIRDHSYQGDVTDLPLETQCLIEADVLDKVGANGTALLLLRMGYESRDHTDAGEMVERVIERGEDARERIASETAESHLHRRLKRVRWFKEWLQEEIAAIDPEPTE; encoded by the coding sequence GTGGGTGTTGAGATCCAGGAGTCGCCGGTTTCCGACGCGGAATTCGCGGAGATGAAGCGGTTCGTGCACGACTACCTGAGTGCCAGCGTCGAAAACGAGGAAGCAGGCGGCCGAATGCGGTGGTACCCTTGGCACTCGGCTGAGTACCGGTACAACCACATCCTGAACGTAGTCGAACTCGCCTCCGAGATAGCCCACAAGGAGGGTGCTGACGTCGAAGTCACTCGTGTCGCAGCAGTGTTTCACGACGTCGCCAAACTCGAAGCCGAACAGGACGAACACGCCGAGGCCGGGGCTCGAATCGCCAAAGAGTACCTGACGACGCATGGGGACTTCCCCCAATCGTTCGTCGATGCTGTCATCGGGTCGATCCGCGACCACTCCTATCAAGGTGACGTGACGGACCTCCCGCTGGAGACACAATGTCTCATCGAAGCGGACGTCCTCGACAAGGTTGGGGCCAACGGCACGGCGCTGCTGTTGTTACGAATGGGCTATGAATCACGCGATCATACGGATGCCGGTGAAATGGTCGAGCGCGTAATCGAGCGGGGCGAAGACGCACGAGAGCGGATCGCCTCTGAGACGGCTGAGAGCCACCTTCACCGGCGACTCAAACGTGTCCGCTGGTTCAAAGAGTGGCTACAGGAAGAAATCGCGGCCATCGATCCCGAGCCGACGGAGTAA
- a CDS encoding LysE family translocator: MFGLALAAPPGPMNAVIAEESVVGGFRAGAIAGCGAMVADVTFLLLAALGAVSVVKQMAYVQGAMVAIGGLLMLYFAVDAVRELDQGFTEFESGRTRTDARGFRRAFLLALTNPYQIIFWLTVGVGLLSPGTVDVLSHTPYFGENLAGLIVVHTGGPSLIVGLFGGIVVWVVGFPALLVGAGRRIDRFAPAVAVTSALFLAGFGVLFLTDALTTFGVL, encoded by the coding sequence CTGTTTGGGCTCGCGCTTGCAGCGCCGCCAGGACCGATGAACGCCGTCATTGCCGAAGAGAGTGTCGTCGGCGGGTTTCGGGCGGGCGCCATCGCCGGCTGTGGCGCGATGGTGGCCGATGTGACCTTTTTGCTCCTTGCGGCCCTCGGCGCGGTGTCTGTCGTCAAACAAATGGCGTACGTACAGGGGGCGATGGTCGCCATCGGCGGTCTCCTCATGCTGTATTTCGCTGTCGACGCCGTTCGGGAGTTAGATCAGGGATTCACCGAGTTCGAGTCCGGTAGGACGCGGACGGACGCCCGGGGATTCCGTCGAGCCTTTCTCCTGGCGCTGACCAACCCCTACCAGATCATCTTCTGGTTGACGGTCGGCGTCGGGTTGTTGAGCCCGGGGACTGTCGATGTTCTCTCACACACGCCGTATTTTGGGGAGAACCTGGCTGGACTGATCGTCGTCCATACGGGGGGTCCGTCGCTGATCGTCGGCCTGTTCGGTGGAATCGTCGTCTGGGTCGTCGGCTTTCCGGCGCTGCTCGTCGGGGCCGGTCGGCGAATCGACCGGTTTGCTCCCGCCGTCGCGGTCACGAGTGCGCTCTTTTTGGCCGGATTCGGCGTCCTCTTTCTCACGGACGCCCTCACGACGTTCGGGGTGCTCTAG
- a CDS encoding proteasome assembly chaperone family protein: MAHIAVHDAELTLEDPMLVEGFPGAGLVGKIAADHLVDSYEMTHYATCHCEGLPEVAVYHENETSIAGPVRIYADEARELLVLQSDVPVSPEAAEEFAGCVTVWLDEQDALPIYLSGIPVDPDGNRELYGVATGRAEAQLRDHDIATPDERGAISGPTGALLYEATREDLDSIGLLVEASSQFPDPAAAKILLEKGIATLAQIDVTTETLVEQAEEIRIARKKLAKQMQQASDESSKAEPVGMYQ, translated from the coding sequence ATGGCACATATTGCAGTTCACGATGCGGAGCTGACGCTCGAGGACCCGATGCTCGTCGAGGGATTCCCGGGTGCCGGCCTCGTCGGGAAAATCGCTGCCGATCACCTGGTCGATAGCTACGAGATGACTCACTACGCGACCTGCCATTGTGAGGGCCTGCCCGAAGTTGCGGTCTACCACGAGAACGAGACCTCGATCGCCGGGCCGGTCAGGATCTACGCCGACGAGGCACGTGAGTTGCTCGTCCTCCAGAGCGACGTGCCCGTCTCTCCAGAAGCTGCCGAGGAGTTCGCCGGCTGTGTGACGGTCTGGCTCGACGAGCAAGACGCCTTGCCGATCTACCTCAGTGGCATCCCTGTCGATCCGGACGGCAATCGTGAGCTGTATGGTGTTGCAACCGGGCGAGCTGAGGCCCAACTGCGCGATCACGACATTGCCACGCCCGACGAACGCGGCGCGATCAGCGGGCCAACGGGGGCGCTCCTGTACGAAGCCACTCGCGAGGACCTCGACAGCATCGGGCTGCTCGTCGAGGCGTCTTCGCAGTTTCCAGATCCAGCCGCCGCCAAGATCTTACTTGAGAAGGGAATCGCCACACTTGCCCAGATCGACGTCACGACCGAGACGCTCGTCGAACAGGCCGAGGAAATCCGCATCGCGCGCAAGAAACTGGCAAAGCAGATGCAACAGGCAAGCGACGAGAGCTCGAAGGCCGAGCCAGTCGGGATGTACCAGTAG
- a CDS encoding RsmB/NOP family class I SAM-dependent RNA methyltransferase, translating to MEVLDRYESIVDDFEAFVAACERPLPSVVRVNTLKTSISRATQALDEAGIAYEPVGWHDGLLALPDGDPGSNWPYVQGWLHGQEEVSALPPLVLDPQPGERVWDAAAAPGSKTTQLAALMDDEGLLVATDNNLGRLSALRSNAERLGVTNLAVTNEDARNHSLKPFDGAEYDRALVDVPCSCEGTIRKNPDALAEWTFEHVQGVAGVQKSILRRAIEATREGGTVVYSTCTFAPEENEAILDYAIEETTARLVEVDLPLDSRPGITEWEGDSFDPSVRKARRIYPHVNDTGGFFVAKLEVTA from the coding sequence ATGGAGGTTCTAGACCGGTACGAATCGATCGTCGACGACTTCGAGGCGTTCGTTGCGGCATGTGAGCGCCCACTACCGTCGGTCGTTCGCGTGAATACGCTCAAAACGTCGATCAGTCGGGCAACGCAGGCCCTCGACGAGGCAGGGATTGCATACGAGCCGGTCGGCTGGCACGACGGGTTGCTGGCGCTGCCCGATGGCGATCCCGGATCGAACTGGCCGTACGTCCAGGGCTGGCTGCACGGCCAGGAAGAAGTCTCGGCACTGCCGCCGCTCGTCCTCGACCCCCAGCCCGGCGAGCGTGTCTGGGACGCGGCTGCTGCACCGGGCAGCAAGACGACGCAACTGGCGGCACTCATGGACGACGAGGGACTGCTCGTGGCGACGGACAACAATCTGGGGCGACTGTCCGCACTCCGGTCGAACGCCGAACGGCTCGGCGTGACGAATCTTGCAGTGACCAACGAGGACGCACGCAACCACTCACTGAAACCCTTCGACGGGGCGGAATACGATCGGGCACTGGTCGACGTCCCCTGCTCGTGTGAGGGGACGATCCGGAAGAACCCGGATGCCCTGGCAGAGTGGACTTTCGAACACGTCCAGGGGGTCGCCGGCGTCCAGAAGAGCATCCTTCGGCGCGCGATCGAGGCGACCCGTGAGGGTGGCACTGTCGTCTACTCGACGTGTACGTTCGCCCCGGAAGAGAACGAGGCGATCCTCGATTACGCGATCGAAGAGACAACTGCCCGGCTGGTTGAGGTCGACTTGCCCCTCGACAGTCGGCCCGGTATCACGGAGTGGGAGGGCGACTCATTCGATCCCAGTGTCCGGAAGGCCAGGCGGATCTATCCACACGTCAACGACACTGGCGGCTTTTTCGTCGCGAAACTGGAGGTGACGGCATGA
- a CDS encoding RPA12/RPB9/RPC11 RNA polymerase family protein, with product MQFCDECGSMMHTDGETWVCRSCENEAPRDSNAEAAMTTQDGQRDDGTPDVADATQDSAETMEESCPAEDCDSDQAYYEMLPKPGGSYEVRLFTCVECGHKWRES from the coding sequence ATGCAATTTTGTGACGAGTGCGGTTCGATGATGCACACGGACGGAGAAACGTGGGTGTGTCGCTCCTGTGAAAACGAGGCGCCGCGGGACTCGAACGCAGAAGCGGCGATGACGACCCAGGACGGACAGCGAGACGATGGTACACCCGACGTGGCCGACGCGACCCAGGACTCAGCCGAGACAATGGAAGAGTCCTGTCCGGCCGAGGACTGTGACAGCGACCAGGCCTACTACGAAATGCTGCCAAAACCGGGTGGCTCCTACGAAGTGCGGCTGTTCACCTGCGTCGAGTGTGGCCACAAGTGGCGCGAATCCTGA
- a CDS encoding glycosyltransferase family 2 protein, whose protein sequence is MSNRQTHTPTSVLLPTVSWTAACDDVATQLGPEDELLIIHDSEDDPVADRKPLPENVRLLPAGDPLGCSGKANAIAAGMEAASHDRLVWTDDDFHHPSGWLDRLHEDYAEYGPTTELPAFVGQDPLAVLLEPVYALGGTLGTYVGDHAWGGAVIFDRSDLDEARFRSELRQTISDDGLLGEHVDVTSVRRVRRVPMGGSLRQTLERHIRFNKIFTTHDPTVAKLSFGVLVAVLIGCVRFPPLAVALTVLTAGVSASFGVRRISLLLTVPALTAAVSLGLYAFARDTFVWGGRRYRWHSKFDVRVLHE, encoded by the coding sequence ATGTCGAACAGACAGACACACACGCCAACGAGCGTCCTCCTCCCGACGGTGTCTTGGACGGCCGCCTGCGACGACGTCGCTACACAGTTGGGGCCTGAAGACGAACTGCTCATCATCCACGACAGCGAGGACGACCCGGTTGCGGACCGAAAACCGCTCCCCGAGAACGTCCGGTTGCTCCCCGCCGGCGACCCTCTCGGGTGTTCCGGGAAAGCAAACGCAATCGCAGCTGGGATGGAAGCCGCCAGTCACGACCGTCTCGTCTGGACCGACGATGACTTTCATCATCCCTCGGGTTGGCTTGACCGCCTCCACGAGGACTACGCCGAATACGGTCCGACAACGGAGCTACCGGCGTTCGTCGGCCAAGATCCGCTTGCAGTCCTGCTAGAGCCTGTTTATGCCCTTGGGGGCACGCTCGGGACGTACGTGGGCGACCACGCCTGGGGCGGGGCTGTCATATTCGACAGAAGTGATCTCGACGAGGCACGGTTCCGTTCGGAGCTCCGCCAGACTATCAGCGACGATGGTCTCCTCGGAGAACACGTCGATGTGACGTCAGTTCGACGCGTACGCCGGGTACCGATGGGTGGAAGTCTCCGGCAGACGCTTGAACGACATATCCGGTTTAACAAGATTTTCACAACACACGATCCGACGGTAGCGAAACTCTCGTTTGGTGTGTTGGTCGCCGTTCTCATTGGCTGTGTCCGCTTTCCGCCCCTCGCGGTGGCACTAACAGTACTGACAGCCGGCGTCAGCGCCAGCTTCGGGGTCCGACGAATCTCGCTACTGCTCACGGTACCAGCACTTACGGCCGCTGTCTCCCTGGGGCTGTATGCTTTTGCCCGGGACACATTTGTTTGGGGAGGACGACGGTACCGTTGGCACTCGAAGTTTGACGTTAGGGTACTGCATGAGTAG
- a CDS encoding winged helix-turn-helix domain-containing protein codes for MSDVRDPEALADLLGDECARTILVEAKKEPRSAAELSDCAGVSEPTVYRRLERLREYDLVTEDIQPVTDGKNYKLYRTELDGIELDLGEDGFEITVSRRERIADRFTQFVEGT; via the coding sequence GTGTCCGACGTGCGAGATCCTGAAGCACTCGCAGACCTACTCGGTGACGAGTGTGCGCGTACGATTCTCGTCGAGGCGAAAAAAGAGCCCCGCTCGGCGGCAGAACTCAGCGACTGCGCCGGGGTCTCGGAGCCGACGGTCTACCGTCGACTCGAACGCCTCCGTGAGTACGATTTGGTTACCGAAGACATCCAGCCAGTCACCGACGGAAAGAATTACAAGCTCTATCGGACAGAACTCGACGGTATCGAACTCGATCTCGGCGAAGACGGCTTCGAGATTACGGTCTCACGTCGGGAACGGATAGCCGACCGCTTCACACAGTTCGTAGAGGGTACCTAA
- a CDS encoding CPBP family intramembrane glutamic endopeptidase, protein MTEADADTNFERTPSQLADDDRGANRGGITGRVVSVLWNRAEDRPRALWRILGVYVAALVGIFVLPALALAGTELPPSVNGAATSLIGALVGFVLAIAVAKYVDRRLIADYGLAFGPSFLRDFGAGSVAALAGMGVALPASLLAGWATVSEVFSGGVGTNVLPFAAAFGVYTIQWAFTAVWEELVFRGLILTNAVEGLRSRWLSDRGAIVTGVVASSVIFTLGHFPGTLGTFGFRLALGLLLGAAYVWTDSLALPIGLHFLVNFAMNNIYGLSNFLEATETAMLIRPRFTGPAQFVGVYGLVNGAAVLCVAVLTVGYVALRNGDFGSRLSAPYRQRE, encoded by the coding sequence ATGACCGAAGCAGATGCCGACACCAACTTCGAACGAACCCCATCCCAGTTGGCCGATGACGACCGGGGAGCCAATCGCGGTGGAATCACGGGACGTGTCGTCTCCGTGCTGTGGAATCGAGCCGAAGATCGCCCGCGCGCTCTCTGGCGGATCCTTGGCGTGTACGTCGCCGCGCTCGTGGGGATTTTCGTACTCCCGGCGCTGGCACTCGCGGGGACCGAACTCCCACCGTCTGTCAACGGAGCCGCGACCAGCCTGATCGGTGCGCTCGTTGGGTTCGTCCTGGCGATTGCCGTCGCGAAGTACGTCGACCGTCGCCTGATAGCCGACTACGGACTCGCGTTCGGCCCGTCGTTCCTGAGGGACTTTGGTGCTGGCAGCGTCGCGGCCCTGGCGGGGATGGGTGTGGCACTCCCCGCGAGTCTGCTCGCTGGGTGGGCGACCGTCTCCGAGGTGTTCTCGGGTGGCGTTGGCACGAACGTGTTACCGTTCGCCGCCGCGTTTGGAGTGTACACCATCCAGTGGGCGTTTACAGCCGTCTGGGAAGAACTGGTCTTTCGGGGCCTCATTCTGACGAACGCCGTCGAAGGACTCCGGAGCCGGTGGCTGTCCGACCGTGGCGCGATCGTGACAGGAGTGGTGGCGTCCTCGGTGATATTCACTCTCGGGCACTTCCCGGGTACGCTAGGAACGTTTGGATTCCGGCTAGCTTTAGGGCTCCTCCTCGGTGCCGCGTACGTGTGGACCGACTCACTGGCGCTGCCGATCGGCCTTCACTTTCTGGTCAACTTCGCGATGAACAACATCTACGGCCTGTCGAACTTTCTTGAGGCTACGGAAACAGCGATGCTGATCCGACCGAGGTTCACCGGTCCGGCACAGTTCGTAGGGGTGTACGGGCTAGTCAACGGCGCGGCGGTGCTCTGTGTCGCTGTACTCACTGTCGGATACGTTGCTCTCCGGAACGGTGACTTCGGGTCACGGCTATCGGCGCCATACCGACAGCGAGAGTGA
- a CDS encoding DUF790 family protein: protein MLKKDLLRVSRAGDGYQPQFTDDRDRETAARVIGVYQGHVGESRESLQGALSDLERAASDFKLVRGFAKLLDRDATFETHAPLPPARTRRVAFEAAEAVGVVTTADRQQAIEQAADRLGADPEAVETSLYADLDDRQVLASLDRRWTPSELLVQYDLSLAQTALFDATEVRVRSSDPRRLIDAVKRLRLLYEVVHTDPGRELVVTGPDALFENTRRYGTRFARLLRTVAGTESWQVTATIDDDGTERTMTLSDVDLPVPDAEPVVEMSFDSGVEADFATRLQSLDLPWALVREPEPLEAGTSVAIPDFAFDYRYAEFRVFFEIMGFWTPEYVQKKLDQFEAIDDAELLVAYDESLGVGDAIEARNQRAIPYSKTVSLKAVRDALRRYEADLVNEAATALPDELTPQSDVITLTALADDHAVSEDAIERATFPDHERVGRTLIRPAVLEALEQEIADGMTLDDAEAAFEAYGIDDASAVLSRLGYRVEWDGLSGGTVRKTA from the coding sequence GTGCTGAAGAAGGACCTGCTGCGCGTCTCGCGGGCTGGCGATGGCTACCAGCCACAGTTCACTGACGACCGGGACCGCGAAACGGCAGCCAGGGTGATCGGTGTCTACCAGGGCCACGTCGGTGAATCTCGCGAGTCACTACAGGGGGCACTGTCCGATCTCGAACGGGCAGCCTCGGATTTCAAGCTCGTGCGCGGGTTCGCAAAGCTGCTCGACCGCGACGCGACGTTCGAGACACACGCCCCGCTGCCACCAGCCCGTACTCGTCGAGTTGCCTTCGAGGCGGCTGAGGCTGTCGGCGTGGTCACGACGGCCGATCGACAGCAGGCGATCGAGCAGGCGGCCGATCGACTTGGTGCCGACCCGGAGGCAGTCGAGACGTCGCTGTACGCAGACCTGGATGACCGGCAGGTGCTGGCGAGTCTCGACCGGCGATGGACGCCTTCGGAACTGCTCGTACAGTACGATCTGTCGCTGGCCCAGACTGCACTGTTCGACGCGACGGAAGTCCGCGTTCGATCGAGCGATCCGCGGCGACTGATCGATGCGGTCAAGCGACTCCGGTTGCTCTATGAAGTCGTTCACACAGACCCAGGGCGAGAACTCGTCGTCACCGGACCGGACGCGCTCTTCGAGAACACGCGCCGCTACGGCACGCGATTTGCCCGCCTGCTCCGAACCGTTGCCGGAACGGAATCTTGGCAGGTGACGGCCACGATCGACGACGACGGCACGGAGCGAACGATGACGCTCTCGGACGTGGACCTCCCGGTACCTGACGCCGAGCCTGTCGTCGAGATGTCCTTCGACAGCGGCGTCGAAGCCGACTTTGCGACGCGCTTGCAGTCGCTCGATCTCCCGTGGGCGTTAGTGCGTGAACCGGAACCGCTCGAAGCCGGGACAAGCGTCGCGATCCCGGATTTTGCCTTCGACTATCGCTACGCGGAGTTTCGGGTGTTCTTCGAGATAATGGGCTTTTGGACGCCGGAATACGTCCAGAAGAAACTCGACCAGTTCGAAGCCATCGACGATGCCGAATTGCTCGTCGCCTACGACGAAAGTCTGGGCGTGGGGGACGCCATCGAAGCGCGCAACCAGCGAGCGATCCCCTACTCAAAGACAGTGAGCCTCAAAGCCGTCCGGGACGCACTCAGACGGTACGAAGCCGATCTGGTCAACGAGGCGGCTACCGCTCTCCCCGACGAACTCACACCACAATCTGACGTCATTACACTGACAGCACTGGCCGACGACCACGCTGTCAGCGAAGACGCCATCGAGCGGGCAACGTTCCCCGACCACGAGCGCGTTGGACGCACACTCATCAGGCCAGCCGTTCTCGAGGCCCTGGAGCAGGAAATCGCGGACGGCATGACGCTCGACGACGCGGAAGCGGCCTTCGAAGCGTACGGGATCGACGACGCGAGTGCTGTCCTCTCGCGACTGGGCTATCGCGTCGAGTGGGACGGACTCAGCGGCGGCACAGTTCGCAAGACGGCATAA
- a CDS encoding DEAD/DEAH box helicase codes for MAPVTLTYADGTVRIEGDLPERVAGLSYVERDERTKTWRMPAYQYDTFRRALAESTVTFDDRVLDAPTTDVTSTYRLRDYQREALDAWQDAGERGVLELPTGSGKTVLGIAAIEALETATLVVVPTIDLLEQWRGELQTEFGVPIGQLGGGTQRIEAITVSTYDSAYLRAEEIGNRFGLVIFDECHHLGGEGYRDIARLLAAPARLGLTATFERPDDAHEAVSELVGDPVYRLGPDDLAGEYLAAYDIKRLDVDLTAEERAEYEHNQETFTEYLATSDLRLTSGADYQKLVIRSGSDPRARDALLAKERAREIVRTADRKVETLATLLERHAADRVIVFAATTDFVYRLSERFLCPAITHETGAAQRREILRGFRSGTYSTVMTANVLDEGIDVPDANVAVVLAGSGSEREFTQRLGRILRPSNDGGRALLYEVVCTDTAEQGVARRRR; via the coding sequence GTGGCTCCGGTCACGCTGACCTACGCGGACGGGACCGTTCGCATCGAGGGCGACCTCCCCGAGCGAGTCGCGGGCCTCTCGTACGTCGAGCGTGACGAGCGGACGAAGACGTGGCGGATGCCGGCATATCAGTACGATACGTTCCGGCGAGCACTGGCCGAATCGACAGTCACTTTCGACGATCGTGTGCTTGACGCCCCGACGACCGACGTGACCTCGACGTATCGGCTTCGAGACTACCAGCGAGAGGCACTCGACGCCTGGCAGGACGCAGGCGAGCGCGGTGTCCTCGAACTCCCGACCGGCAGCGGCAAAACCGTACTCGGGATCGCCGCTATCGAGGCTCTGGAGACGGCGACGCTGGTCGTCGTCCCGACGATCGACCTCCTCGAACAGTGGCGAGGCGAACTCCAGACGGAGTTCGGCGTGCCGATCGGGCAACTCGGCGGGGGCACACAGCGCATCGAGGCGATCACCGTCTCGACGTACGACTCGGCCTACTTGCGGGCCGAGGAGATCGGGAACCGCTTTGGCCTCGTGATATTCGACGAGTGTCACCACCTCGGCGGAGAGGGGTATCGGGACATCGCTCGCTTGCTCGCCGCGCCGGCCCGCTTGGGCTTGACAGCGACGTTCGAACGCCCGGACGACGCTCACGAGGCCGTCTCGGAACTGGTGGGCGATCCAGTGTATCGACTCGGCCCCGACGACCTGGCTGGCGAGTATCTCGCGGCCTACGATATCAAGCGCCTCGACGTCGATCTCACGGCCGAAGAGCGGGCCGAATACGAGCACAACCAAGAGACGTTCACGGAGTATCTGGCGACCTCGGATCTCCGTCTCACTAGCGGAGCCGACTACCAGAAGTTGGTCATCCGCTCGGGGTCTGATCCGCGAGCCCGCGATGCCTTACTCGCGAAAGAGCGTGCCCGCGAGATCGTCCGCACGGCTGACCGAAAGGTCGAGACTCTCGCCACGTTGCTCGAGCGCCACGCGGCCGACCGCGTCATCGTCTTCGCCGCGACGACGGATTTCGTCTATCGCCTCTCCGAGCGGTTCCTTTGCCCGGCGATCACCCACGAGACAGGGGCTGCCCAACGGCGAGAGATCCTGCGTGGCTTCCGGTCGGGCACCTACTCGACTGTCATGACGGCGAACGTCCTCGATGAGGGCATCGACGTTCCCGACGCCAACGTGGCGGTCGTCCTCGCCGGCAGCGGGAGCGAGCGCGAGTTCACCCAGCGATTGGGTCGCATCTTGCGACCAAGCAACGATGGGGGCCGAGCGTTACTCTACGAGGTCGTCTGCACCGATACGGCCGAACAAGGCGTCGCTCGACGGCGACGATAA